TTCCCAAGCTGGCCTCCGATCCCAGCGGCCGCTCCCTCGGCCTCCAGCTCCCGCCGGGCCGTCTGATCGACATGACGGACGAGGGGGTGTGGCACGAGCCGTTGCTGTGGCACTCGGAGCAGTCCGCGTCCTCCGGCAACTGGACGGCGCTCGGCGGGCCGGCGGCTCGGGCGGGACTGCTTCCGGTCCTGGTGGACCTCGGCGGACCGCAGGGCGGCCCACAGCAGTGGGAGTTGATGCCTGCCGACGTGTCGTATCCCGGTGACCACGACGCGGAGGAGGTCCTCACGGAGTACTGGGAGGAGTGCGCGGCCGGGGATGAGGAGTGGCCGGGCCTCGCCGCCGCCCCGGCACTGACGGCGGATCCCGACGCACGCGCCGCACAGATCGCCGACACCCTCGC
This Streptomyces sp. NBC_00377 DNA region includes the following protein-coding sequences:
- a CDS encoding DUF4253 domain-containing protein, whose protein sequence is MATLPNPLPKLASDPSGRSLGLQLPPGRLIDMTDEGVWHEPLLWHSEQSASSGNWTALGGPAARAGLLPVLVDLGGPQGGPQQWELMPADVSYPGDHDAEEVLTEYWEECAAGDEEWPGLAAAPALTADPDARAAQIADTLAEEGPSWFRSPHLALVPARRSADIPAAVGWSGPAGHENDTARLCAVLRSWEDRFGIRVVGLGFDVLAVSVAAPPTTLAEAERTAAEHFAFCPDNILQGPGSLAAYAQQLVGERTWTFWWD